A single region of the Jatrophihabitans sp. GAS493 genome encodes:
- a CDS encoding YciI family protein produces MAKYLLLKHYRGAPAPVNGVPMDQWTPDEVGAHMGFMNDFAARLERNGEFVDGQALAPVGAWVRYDGEGRPPVTDGPFAETKDLIAGWYVIDVDSHERAVELAGELSAAPGAGGRPIHEWLEVRPFLTAPPTVTE; encoded by the coding sequence ATGGCCAAATATCTGCTGCTCAAGCATTACCGGGGCGCGCCGGCACCAGTCAACGGTGTGCCGATGGATCAGTGGACGCCCGACGAGGTGGGGGCCCACATGGGGTTCATGAACGACTTCGCCGCTCGCCTGGAGCGCAACGGCGAGTTCGTCGACGGGCAGGCGCTGGCTCCGGTCGGCGCCTGGGTGCGCTATGACGGTGAGGGTCGGCCGCCGGTCACCGACGGTCCGTTCGCCGAGACGAAGGATCTGATCGCCGGCTGGTATGTGATCGACGTCGACAGCCACGAGCGAGCCGTCGAGCTCGCCGGTGAACTCTCCGCCGCCCCCGGGGCCGGCGGGCGGCCGATCCACGAATGGTTGGAGGTTCGCCCGTTTCTGACCGCGCCGCCCACCGTCACCGAGTGA
- a CDS encoding DUF6596 domain-containing protein has protein sequence MVGGSPVSDRAAHRHRVTANEVEPRELVPQVLNVLVRRGADFATAEDAVQEALIRALSAWAEETPADRTGWLITVAWRIFLDLARSEASRRHRELRFDTEPPPGAIPNVDDTLQLYFLCAHPDLTPSSAVALTLRAVGGLTTGQIARAYLVPEPTMAQRISRAKRVVSRAGVEHPGNVGTVMRVLYLVFNEGYSGDVDLAAEAIRLTRQLSALADAPEAHGLLALMLLHQARRSSRSTADGSIVPLADQDRSQWDTALITEGIAITQAALARDQLGEYQAQAAIAALHADAPRVEETDWVQIVEWYDELLRFADTPVVRLNRAVAIGEADGAPAGLAALAGVAEGVPRRAAVAAYLHEKNGDLELAAHLYAEAAHNAPNLAERDHQTRQAARLNQHRR, from the coding sequence ATGGTTGGAGGTTCGCCCGTTTCTGACCGCGCCGCCCACCGTCACCGAGTGACCGCGAACGAGGTCGAACCTCGTGAGCTCGTTCCGCAGGTGCTGAACGTCCTCGTCCGTCGCGGAGCTGACTTCGCGACGGCCGAGGACGCCGTGCAGGAGGCGCTGATCCGGGCCCTGTCGGCCTGGGCGGAGGAGACGCCGGCCGACCGCACCGGTTGGCTCATCACGGTCGCCTGGCGAATCTTCCTCGACCTCGCCCGTTCGGAGGCCTCGCGTCGTCACCGCGAGCTGCGCTTCGACACCGAACCGCCGCCGGGCGCGATCCCGAATGTCGACGACACGCTCCAGCTCTACTTCCTCTGCGCCCACCCCGACCTGACGCCGTCCTCAGCGGTGGCGTTGACCCTGCGCGCGGTCGGCGGTCTCACCACCGGTCAGATCGCGCGCGCGTACCTCGTGCCGGAACCGACCATGGCTCAGCGGATCAGTCGAGCCAAGCGCGTCGTCAGCCGGGCCGGCGTCGAGCATCCCGGCAACGTGGGCACAGTCATGCGGGTGCTGTACCTCGTCTTCAATGAGGGTTACTCCGGCGATGTCGACCTGGCCGCCGAAGCGATCCGCCTCACCCGCCAGTTGTCGGCGCTGGCCGACGCCCCTGAGGCGCACGGACTGCTCGCGCTGATGCTGCTGCACCAGGCTCGCCGCAGCAGCCGTAGCACCGCCGACGGCAGCATCGTGCCGCTGGCCGATCAGGATCGCAGCCAATGGGACACCGCTCTGATCACCGAGGGAATCGCCATCACCCAGGCGGCACTCGCCCGCGATCAACTCGGGGAGTATCAGGCGCAGGCGGCGATCGCCGCCCTGCATGCCGACGCGCCGCGGGTCGAGGAGACCGACTGGGTGCAGATCGTGGAGTGGTACGACGAGTTGCTGCGATTCGCCGACACCCCGGTCGTCCGGCTCAATCGAGCGGTCGCGATCGGCGAAGCCGACGGTGCCCCGGCCGGGTTGGCGGCACTGGCCGGCGTTGCCGAAGGCGTGCCACGACGGGCGGCGGTTGCGGCGTATCTGCATGAAAAGAATGGTGATCTGGAGCTGGCGGCCCACCTCTACGCCGAAGCGGCTCACAACGCGCCGAACCTGGCCGAACGTGATCACCAGACCCGCCAGGCCGCCCGACTGAACCAGCATCGACGGTGA